One stretch of Amycolatopsis sp. NBC_00345 DNA includes these proteins:
- a CDS encoding TIGR04141 family sporadically distributed protein, whose translation MPLRTTCRQTTVYRLEGGRKLAQCLLSSTDGVEYDAPVEVGDVVGHLVVGTRRSERPTWSVHVESLTGYRLDMPGSQPYAVLLLPVGDWTYALTWGSGYQLIEDELIDQAFGLLFGIRRLNAERIGSVFSAALDASARSTLTSLPGGSDLGGFGIEPYGEVVTRVSGPAALDGLTYEVETHRFHQIRAGNSLSVPLPSSPGSLLRDLNALTTIVDEPDEHSALRVLAQVRRVDKSNRRLIDQLEGLLARALGGDQFAGPFGLAWPSAVTRDVEAAGSFRVEQFGRGGPVVFTPDDDLTVLANRFASIDQARRVKVLRNGRVFVCADDEGVEETGLVTPLRKWFAFEASVDGAKYCYHQGDWYRIGDGYLEQIRSQVADLLTHRADLTFPLWVPTSKRDDEHRYCELVAKQPGYVCLDRNLARTPFHPRFELCDVVGPGDELVHIKWLGRATAASHLYTQASTAAWSLREEPEALQQLNAKVSEIDGTRLRTEPSGIVLAIAGRAWDVDQLFTMSQIGLLRLERESRHLRTKLTFAEIPFMAKAEAKRLRTAA comes from the coding sequence ATGCCACTGCGCACCACTTGCCGTCAGACGACGGTCTACCGCCTTGAAGGCGGCCGAAAACTGGCCCAATGCCTGCTGTCATCCACCGATGGCGTCGAGTACGACGCCCCGGTCGAGGTCGGAGATGTCGTCGGGCACTTGGTCGTCGGTACCCGCCGATCAGAACGACCGACCTGGTCCGTCCACGTCGAATCTCTCACTGGCTACCGGCTCGACATGCCCGGTAGTCAGCCGTATGCGGTACTTCTCTTGCCCGTAGGCGACTGGACTTACGCGCTGACGTGGGGATCCGGGTACCAGTTGATCGAAGACGAACTGATCGATCAGGCCTTCGGTCTGCTGTTCGGGATCCGGAGGCTCAACGCCGAGCGGATCGGCTCCGTCTTCAGTGCGGCGCTTGACGCTTCGGCGCGGTCTACGTTGACGTCGCTCCCCGGCGGCAGTGACCTCGGTGGCTTCGGCATCGAGCCCTACGGCGAGGTCGTGACCCGAGTGTCAGGGCCGGCCGCCCTCGACGGCCTCACCTACGAGGTTGAAACTCATCGTTTCCACCAGATCCGGGCCGGGAATTCACTGTCGGTGCCGTTGCCGAGCTCCCCGGGGTCCTTGCTCAGGGATTTGAACGCGCTGACAACGATCGTCGACGAACCGGACGAGCACTCGGCATTGCGTGTGCTTGCTCAGGTGCGTCGGGTGGACAAGAGCAACCGCCGGCTCATCGATCAGCTCGAGGGATTGCTGGCCAGGGCTCTGGGAGGCGACCAGTTCGCCGGCCCCTTCGGCTTGGCGTGGCCGTCTGCCGTCACTCGTGACGTCGAAGCGGCCGGGTCGTTCAGGGTTGAGCAGTTCGGGCGCGGCGGACCGGTGGTGTTCACTCCCGACGACGACTTGACCGTCCTGGCAAATCGTTTCGCCAGTATCGATCAGGCACGTCGAGTCAAAGTACTGCGCAACGGACGCGTATTCGTCTGCGCGGACGACGAAGGTGTCGAAGAAACGGGGCTGGTGACGCCTCTGCGGAAGTGGTTCGCGTTCGAAGCCTCGGTCGACGGTGCGAAGTACTGCTACCACCAGGGTGATTGGTACCGCATCGGCGACGGATACCTCGAGCAGATTCGATCACAGGTCGCCGACCTGCTCACTCACCGTGCAGACCTCACATTCCCGCTGTGGGTGCCTACGAGCAAGCGGGATGATGAGCACCGCTACTGCGAACTGGTCGCGAAGCAGCCGGGCTACGTGTGCCTCGACAGGAATCTGGCCCGGACTCCGTTCCACCCGCGGTTTGAGCTGTGTGATGTAGTCGGGCCGGGCGACGAACTTGTGCACATCAAGTGGCTCGGGCGCGCGACGGCGGCTAGCCACCTCTACACACAGGCGAGTACGGCTGCTTGGTCGCTGAGGGAGGAGCCGGAGGCCCTGCAGCAGCTGAATGCCAAGGTGTCTGAAATCGACGGTACGCGGCTCCGAACCGAGCCGTCGGGCATCGTGTTGGCGATCGCTGGCCGTGCGTGGGACGTGGACCAGCTCTTCACGATGTCGCAGATCGGGCTGCTTCGTCTTGAGCGCGAGAGCCGTCACCTTCGAACCAAGCTCACGTTCGCCGAGATCCCGTTCATGGCCAAGGCTGAAGCAAAACGACTGCGTACTGCCGCGTGA
- the uvrA gene encoding excinuclease ABC subunit UvrA gives MADRLVVRGAREHNLRGVDLDLPRDSLIVFTGLSGSGKSSLAFDTIFAEGQRRYVESLSAYARQFLGQMDKPDVDFIEGLSPAVSIDQKSTSRNPRSTVGTITEVYDYLRLLYARAGKAHCPKCGELISKQTPQQIVDQVLEMDEGTRFQVLAPVVRGRKGEYLDLFQNLQQQGYARVVVDGTVHPLTDPPKLKKQEKHQIGVVIDRLSVKTSSRQRLTDSVETALRLADGLVELEFVDLPENDAHRVRGFSENLACPNGHPLAIEDLEPRSFSFNSPYGACPECTGIGIRKEVDPELVVPDDELSLGEGAIAPWAGGQSADYFIRLLESLSEAVGFRMDTPWRKLPARVQKAVLHGVDEQVHVRYRNRYGRQRSYYAAFEGVIPFLERRQEQTESEFMRERYEGYMREVPCPTCQGTRLKPEILAVTLEHGTQGERSIAEVCALSIDEASRFLDELVLGPREAMIAGAVLKEIQARLRFLLDVGLTYLSLDRASGTLSGGEAQRIRLATQIGSGLVGVLYVLDEPSIGLHQRDNHRLIETLTRLRNLGNTLIVVEHDEDTIRSSDWVVDIGPGAGEHGGHIVHSGPYKKMLKNKESITGAYLSGRRRIEVPALRRPIDKKRQLTVVGAREHNLRGLDVSFPLGCLVSVTGVSGSGKSTLVNDILAQVLANKLNGARQVPGRHTRVNGLNNLDKLVRVDQSPIGRTPRSNPATYTGVWDHVRKLFAATTEAKVRGYQQGRFSFNVKGGRCEACAGDGTIKIEMNFLPDVYVPCEVCKGARYNRETLEVHYKGKTVSDVLDMPIEEAAGFFEPIKAIHRHLQTLVDVGLGYVRLGQPAPTLSGGEAQRVKLASELQKRSTGKTVYILDEPTTGLHFEDISKLIGVINGLVDKGNTVIVIEHNLDVIKTSDWVIDMGPEGGSGGGMVVAEGTPEYLSEVPESYTGEYLRTVLNPA, from the coding sequence GTGGCTGATCGCCTCGTTGTTCGCGGTGCCCGCGAGCACAACCTCCGCGGCGTGGATCTCGACCTGCCCCGCGACAGCCTGATCGTGTTCACGGGCCTGTCCGGGTCGGGCAAGTCGAGCCTCGCCTTCGACACCATCTTCGCCGAGGGACAGCGGCGTTACGTCGAGTCGCTGTCGGCGTACGCCCGGCAGTTCCTCGGGCAGATGGACAAGCCCGACGTCGACTTCATCGAGGGCCTCTCGCCCGCGGTGTCGATCGACCAGAAGTCCACTTCGCGCAACCCGCGCTCCACGGTGGGCACGATCACCGAGGTCTACGACTACCTGCGGCTGCTCTACGCCCGCGCGGGCAAGGCGCACTGCCCCAAGTGCGGCGAGCTGATCAGCAAGCAGACGCCGCAGCAGATCGTGGACCAGGTGCTCGAGATGGACGAGGGCACCCGCTTCCAGGTGCTCGCGCCGGTGGTGCGCGGGCGCAAGGGCGAGTACCTCGACCTGTTCCAGAACCTGCAGCAGCAGGGCTACGCGCGCGTGGTCGTCGACGGCACGGTGCACCCGCTCACCGACCCGCCGAAGCTGAAGAAGCAGGAGAAGCACCAGATCGGCGTGGTGATCGACCGGCTGAGCGTCAAGACCAGCTCGCGGCAGCGGCTCACCGACTCGGTGGAGACCGCGCTGCGGCTGGCCGACGGCCTGGTCGAGCTGGAGTTCGTCGACCTGCCGGAGAACGACGCGCACCGCGTGCGCGGGTTCTCCGAGAACCTGGCTTGCCCCAACGGGCACCCGCTGGCGATCGAGGACCTCGAGCCGCGCTCGTTCTCCTTCAACTCGCCCTACGGCGCGTGCCCGGAGTGCACCGGCATCGGCATCCGCAAGGAGGTCGACCCGGAGCTGGTGGTGCCCGACGACGAGCTGTCGCTGGGCGAGGGCGCGATCGCGCCGTGGGCCGGCGGCCAGAGCGCCGACTACTTCATCCGCCTGCTCGAGTCGTTGTCGGAGGCCGTCGGCTTCCGCATGGACACGCCGTGGCGCAAGCTGCCGGCGCGGGTGCAGAAGGCGGTGCTGCACGGCGTCGACGAGCAGGTGCACGTCCGTTACCGCAACCGTTACGGCCGCCAGCGCTCGTACTACGCGGCCTTCGAGGGCGTCATCCCGTTCCTCGAGCGGCGCCAGGAGCAGACCGAGTCCGAGTTCATGCGCGAGCGGTACGAGGGCTACATGCGCGAGGTGCCGTGCCCGACCTGCCAGGGCACCCGGCTCAAGCCGGAGATCCTGGCCGTCACGCTGGAGCACGGCACCCAGGGTGAGCGCTCGATCGCCGAGGTCTGCGCGCTGTCCATCGACGAGGCTTCGCGGTTCCTCGACGAGCTGGTGCTCGGCCCGCGCGAGGCGATGATCGCCGGCGCCGTGCTCAAGGAGATCCAGGCGCGGCTGCGCTTCCTGCTCGACGTCGGGCTCACCTACCTCTCGCTCGACCGCGCGTCGGGCACGCTGTCCGGCGGCGAGGCGCAGCGCATCCGGCTCGCCACACAGATCGGCTCCGGGCTGGTGGGCGTGCTGTACGTGCTGGACGAGCCGTCGATCGGCCTGCACCAGCGCGACAACCACCGGCTGATCGAGACGCTGACCCGGCTGCGCAACCTCGGCAACACACTGATCGTGGTCGAGCACGACGAGGACACCATCCGCTCCAGCGACTGGGTGGTCGACATCGGCCCGGGCGCGGGCGAGCACGGCGGCCACATCGTCCACAGTGGACCGTACAAGAAGATGCTGAAGAACAAGGAGTCGATCACCGGCGCCTACCTGTCCGGGCGGCGCCGGATCGAGGTGCCCGCCCTGCGGCGGCCGATCGACAAGAAGCGGCAGCTGACGGTCGTCGGCGCGCGGGAGCACAACCTGCGCGGGCTGGACGTGTCGTTCCCGCTCGGCTGCCTGGTGTCGGTCACCGGCGTGTCCGGCTCGGGCAAGTCCACGCTGGTCAACGACATCCTGGCGCAGGTGCTGGCGAACAAGCTCAACGGCGCGCGCCAGGTGCCGGGCCGGCACACGCGGGTCAACGGGCTGAACAACCTCGACAAGCTGGTGCGCGTCGACCAGTCGCCGATCGGGCGGACCCCGCGGTCCAACCCGGCCACCTACACCGGCGTGTGGGACCACGTGCGCAAGCTGTTCGCGGCCACCACCGAGGCGAAGGTGCGCGGCTACCAGCAGGGCCGGTTCTCGTTCAACGTCAAGGGCGGCCGCTGCGAGGCGTGCGCCGGCGACGGCACGATCAAGATCGAGATGAACTTCCTGCCGGACGTCTACGTCCCGTGCGAGGTGTGCAAGGGCGCGCGGTACAACCGCGAGACGCTCGAGGTGCACTACAAGGGCAAGACCGTCTCCGACGTGCTGGACATGCCGATCGAGGAGGCGGCCGGGTTCTTCGAGCCGATCAAGGCGATCCACCGGCACCTGCAGACCCTGGTCGACGTCGGCCTCGGCTACGTGCGGCTGGGCCAGCCCGCCCCGACCCTGTCGGGCGGCGAGGCGCAGCGCGTGAAGCTGGCGAGCGAGCTGCAGAAGCGCTCCACCGGCAAGACGGTCTACATCCTCGACGAGCCGACCACGGGCCTGCACTTCGAGGACATCAGCAAGCTGATCGGCGTGATCAACGGGCTGGTGGACAAGGGGAACACGGTGATCGTGATCGAGCACAACCTCGACGTCATCAAGACCTCCGACTGGGTCATCGACATGGGCCCGGAGGGCGGCTCGGGCGGTGGCATGGTCGTCGCGGAGGGCACGCCCGAATACCTCTCGGAGGTCCCGGAGAGCTACACCGGCGAGTACCTCCGTACCGTGCTGAACCCGGCCTGA
- a CDS encoding MBL fold metallo-hydrolase, producing MNIVDSYTGHVEPGGDAARRTLDALTITKLSVGPMDNNAYLLVCRAENEALLIDAANDPERISDLIGHGPERPALRTVVTTHQHQDHWQALGAVAGANGSNTAAHPLDAEPLPIPPDFLVEHGDALKVGQVTLEVIHLRGHTPGSIALLYRDPAGHPHLFTGDSLFPGGPGRTTKPEDFNSLLGDLESRVFGELPDDTWVYPGHGDDTTLGDERPKLGEWRERGW from the coding sequence GTGAACATCGTCGACTCTTACACCGGGCACGTCGAACCGGGCGGCGACGCCGCGCGACGCACGCTGGACGCGCTGACCATCACGAAGCTCTCGGTCGGGCCGATGGACAACAACGCGTACCTGCTCGTCTGCCGCGCCGAGAACGAAGCCCTGCTCATCGACGCGGCGAACGACCCGGAGCGCATCTCGGACCTGATCGGGCACGGTCCGGAGCGCCCGGCGCTGCGCACCGTCGTGACGACCCACCAGCACCAGGACCACTGGCAGGCCCTGGGCGCGGTGGCGGGCGCGAACGGCTCGAACACCGCGGCGCACCCCCTGGACGCCGAGCCGCTGCCGATCCCCCCGGACTTCCTGGTGGAACACGGCGACGCGCTGAAGGTGGGCCAGGTCACCCTGGAGGTGATCCACCTGCGCGGCCACACGCCGGGCTCGATCGCCCTCCTCTACCGCGACCCGGCCGGCCACCCCCACCTGTTCACGGGGGACTCGCTCTTCCCGGGTGGTCCTGGGCGGACAACAAAACCCGAAGACTTCAACAGCCTGCTCGGCGACCTGGAGTCGAGGGTCTTCGGCGAACTCCCGGACGACACCTGGGTCTACCCCGGTCACGGCGACGACACCACCCTCGGCGACGAACGCCCCAAACTCGGCGAGTGGCGCGAACGCGGCTGGTGA
- a CDS encoding anti-sigma factor family protein, translated as MNAVEQEHTQLGAYVLGALDPADTHEFERHLATCEQCRAELRDFGPLREALDAVPSEAFLDGPPDDGDLLLQRTLRQIRTEAPAPQRKGTRRGLTLAAAAVIAVVAVGGGVVIGRQTAPAPTPVAQAPVPGTREVAATNAATGASLTASVIPAAGWVKVHVAVKGIPVGEKCQLVITSKTGEQWVAGSWQVSGKASSTGFDGSAVVAPGDVGSVGIVTLDGRDLVSARV; from the coding sequence ATGAACGCGGTGGAACAGGAGCACACGCAGCTCGGTGCCTACGTCCTCGGCGCGCTGGACCCGGCCGACACCCACGAGTTCGAACGGCACCTGGCGACGTGCGAGCAGTGCCGCGCCGAGCTGCGGGACTTCGGCCCGTTGCGCGAAGCCCTCGACGCCGTGCCGTCGGAGGCGTTCCTCGACGGCCCTCCCGACGACGGCGACCTGTTGCTCCAGCGCACGCTGCGCCAGATCCGTACCGAGGCGCCGGCCCCACAGCGGAAAGGGACACGCCGGGGGCTCACCCTCGCGGCGGCCGCGGTGATCGCGGTGGTCGCCGTCGGCGGCGGGGTGGTGATCGGCAGGCAGACAGCACCGGCGCCGACGCCGGTCGCGCAGGCCCCGGTGCCCGGCACCCGCGAGGTGGCCGCGACGAACGCCGCCACGGGCGCGAGCCTGACGGCGTCGGTGATCCCGGCGGCGGGCTGGGTGAAGGTGCACGTGGCGGTGAAAGGCATTCCCGTGGGCGAGAAGTGCCAGCTCGTGATCACGTCGAAGACGGGCGAGCAGTGGGTGGCCGGCAGCTGGCAGGTGTCCGGGAAAGCGTCGTCGACGGGCTTCGACGGTTCGGCGGTCGTGGCGCCCGGGGACGTCGGCTCGGTCGGCATCGTCACGCTCGACGGCCGCGACCTGGTCTCGGCCCGGGTCTGA
- a CDS encoding fibronectin type III domain-containing protein codes for MPAALLASAALLASCSSPTPPTAPSSAPPIGQSPALTATLTSPTDIVLRWPAADPGAAGHRLEYANTPDGPWTTLQFLPQDQTSYTHPNLIPETPFYYRLQPFSGPVSAVVKVESTAPSRPSSAGASTSVRTPGDAAAPTDLHATPGEDTSVVFTWTDHTTDEAGFLLELRKPGATGFTPVEVTDPNTTTCALSLLPGEQGADFRVRALAYGPLSPVVHRTTGKD; via the coding sequence GTGCCGGCCGCCCTGCTCGCATCGGCCGCCCTGCTCGCCAGCTGCTCGTCCCCCACACCGCCGACCGCCCCGTCATCAGCGCCGCCAATCGGCCAATCCCCGGCCCTCACCGCGACGCTGACTTCCCCCACGGACATCGTCCTGCGCTGGCCCGCAGCCGACCCCGGCGCGGCCGGTCACCGGCTCGAGTACGCCAACACTCCGGACGGCCCATGGACAACACTGCAGTTCCTGCCCCAGGACCAGACCAGCTACACCCACCCGAACCTGATCCCGGAAACGCCGTTCTACTACCGCCTCCAGCCGTTCTCAGGCCCGGTGTCAGCGGTGGTGAAGGTCGAATCCACCGCACCCAGCCGGCCCTCCAGCGCGGGTGCGTCCACCTCGGTCCGGACTCCCGGCGACGCCGCCGCCCCCACGGACCTGCACGCGACCCCGGGCGAGGACACCAGCGTGGTGTTCACCTGGACCGACCACACCACCGACGAAGCCGGCTTCCTGCTGGAACTCCGCAAGCCCGGCGCGACCGGCTTCACCCCCGTCGAGGTGACCGACCCGAACACGACGACCTGCGCCCTGTCCCTGCTGCCCGGCGAACAAGGCGCCGACTTCCGCGTACGCGCGCTCGCCTACGGCCCGCTGTCACCCGTCGTGCACCGCACCACCGGCAAAGACTGA
- a CDS encoding SRPBCC family protein gives MRAEYRFRSTWWLPAAPASRVFDAVVDLESYPCWWADVRSVRQVDGDTAELVCRSQLPYRIVIAMHREQQDPHAGHVRVRLTGDLEGFLTGDVQPVGEGTRLVITQQVRARKPLLRKLDVVARPFFRANHAWMMRRGHRGLAAYLA, from the coding sequence GTGCGCGCGGAGTACCGGTTCCGGAGCACGTGGTGGCTCCCGGCCGCGCCCGCGTCCCGCGTCTTCGACGCCGTGGTCGACCTGGAGTCCTACCCGTGCTGGTGGGCGGACGTCCGGTCGGTGCGGCAGGTCGACGGCGACACCGCGGAGCTGGTCTGCCGCTCGCAGCTGCCGTACCGGATCGTCATCGCCATGCACCGGGAGCAGCAGGACCCGCACGCGGGCCACGTCCGCGTGCGGCTGACCGGCGACCTCGAGGGCTTCCTCACCGGTGACGTGCAGCCGGTCGGCGAGGGCACCCGACTGGTCATCACGCAGCAGGTGCGGGCCCGGAAACCCTTGCTGCGCAAGCTGGACGTGGTGGCCCGGCCGTTCTTCCGCGCGAACCACGCGTGGATGATGCGCCGGGGCCACCGCGGCCTGGCGGCCTACCTCGCCTGA
- a CDS encoding sigma-70 family RNA polymerase sigma factor translates to MAIGRGRARRVAGEELVERLYTEHGRSLLAYATRLTGDPAAAEDVVQETLVRAWKHAGDLTVDGRGSVRGWLLTVARNLVTDRARARASRPPEVAEQPEGLAAPPVQRDHAQRVVDSMAVLGALEGLSPEHSDVLVAIYYRGRSVAEAAELLGIAPGTVKSRTYYALRALRAAMVSAGTEAVG, encoded by the coding sequence GTGGCGATCGGACGTGGGCGGGCCCGGCGGGTCGCGGGTGAGGAGCTGGTCGAGCGGCTCTACACCGAGCACGGACGGAGCCTGCTGGCCTACGCGACCCGGCTGACGGGCGACCCCGCGGCCGCCGAGGATGTGGTGCAGGAGACGCTGGTCCGGGCGTGGAAGCACGCCGGTGACTTGACCGTGGACGGTCGCGGGTCGGTGCGCGGCTGGCTGTTGACGGTGGCGCGCAATCTGGTCACGGACCGGGCGCGGGCCCGCGCGTCGCGGCCGCCGGAGGTTGCCGAGCAGCCGGAGGGGCTGGCCGCGCCGCCGGTGCAGCGGGATCATGCGCAGAGGGTGGTCGACTCGATGGCGGTGCTGGGCGCGCTCGAAGGCCTGTCGCCGGAGCACAGCGACGTGCTGGTGGCGATCTACTATCGCGGGAGGTCGGTCGCCGAGGCGGCCGAGTTGCTGGGGATCGCTCCCGGGACGGTGAAATCCCGGACGTACTACGCGCTGCGGGCGTTGCGCGCGGCGATGGTGAGCGCCGGAACGGAGGCAGTGGGATGA